TCTACAAGCACTTGCCGCGCCAGGGCATGGCGGAGCAGCGCCAATTTTTGTTGGACCAGGCCAACGCGCCCTACTCCCTATTTCTAGATGATGATCTGCTTCTTGAGCCCTGGGTGGTGTCGCAGATGGTCAAGGCGATTCAAGCAGAAAACTGCGGTTTCGTTGGCAGTGCCCTCAGTGGCTTGAGCTTTCTTGGGGATGTGCGCCCACAAGAGCAGTCTATTGAGTTTTGGGAGGGACCAGTTGAACCGGAAGTTGTGCAACCCGGCACGCCGCAATGGGAGCGCTATCGCTTGCACAACGCCGCTAATATCTATCATTTGCAAGAACGCTTGGGCTTGAGTCCAGAGCAACCGCGCAAGTACCGGGTGGCCTGGGTGGGGGGATGCGTTCTCTACGACACTGCTAAATTGCGCGAGCTCGGTGGCTACAGCTTTTGGCAAGAGTTGCCAGTGGCGCACTGTGGTGAGGATATGTTGCCGCAGTTGCGGGTGATGGCGCGTTATGGCGGTTGCGGCTTGATTCCTTCCGGTGTCTATACACCAGGAATTGCCAACAACGGTGGTCGAGCGTCAGGTCAACCCTCCTAGTGTGCTTAGCCTTGACCCTACCCCATCAGTTGGAGTTTGCAACCGTTAGGGGGATCTGTGTCTAGCAATGGCTTCAGCGTTGAGCCCAATGTGCGCAAAATCGCCCACGGCGACAACGGCCACCAGCAAACTTTGCCGCGGTCGGGGATGCCTTGGCAGCAGGAGCTGAGGTGTTGTGACAGGCGCTAGACCTGAGGAACGAACCCTCACTGTCGTCGCTGAGGTATCTGAGCAGGAAGTCATCGCTCCAGCGCTTGATTTGCTTCAGAATCAAGCTCCAAAGATACAACTCTGAGATAACCCAAAAGGCGGAAGACCCAGTGTGTAGCTCTTGTTACTGTTATCTGGTGGTCATTAAGTTTCTTAAAAAGGCTCTCATGGTGAAGTCGGTTTACCGGCTGCCCAATTGAGTCTGGCTTAAAGTTTTTTGTGCGGGTGGGCACGGCGAAAAGGGGCTAGACCCGAGCACAAGCGATGTTTGGCTAGGCTACGGGTGAAAAACTATTGAGAAGGAAGATTTCTATGCAAAGCAACGTTATCCCACGTTTAGATCTAGAAAAGTTAGAGGCGGTTACTCCAGCACAGAACTCTTCCACTGGTCCAGTTAACCTCAACTACGCTGAAGCTGAGCAGATCTTTATTCAGCTTCTAGATACTGAAAACTTAGACCAAAATCTCGCGACTCATCACCCAGAAATTGAGCAGTTTGAGCAGGCCTTGGTGACCGCCATTCAAGCAGCTTATGCAGAGGCAACCAGCCCTGAAGATGCACAAGCGGAGGCTCACCTCTTTCTCCAACGAGTGCTCTATCGCATCAATCGGCTTAAGCTGTTTTGGTACGACGATCTGCAGCACTACACCAACGAGCGCTCCTTTTACCTACAGCAGGTCCGCAACCAAATCGAGGCGGCTTGGCAACCTTGGGAGTTGACCCATTTGGATGTAGAAGCGCTAGAAAAGTTAGATCTAGAAGCGGTCAAGCAAGCTCTAACTGAGCGGGCAGCGGCTGATTTGGATCCACCTCTTTCAGCAGAAAGCCGCTTTTTGCGTGAGCAAATGACCGAACTGGGTTATCGTCATTTGTTGGCGATTACTTCTTTCGATGGCTTGGTTGAAGCTAGTCGCCTCTCACGCATTTTGGGGGGTGCTGCTAACGAGATCCAAGCGACTCTAACTCGGGTGCTGATTGAAGAGTATGGGGGCGGGCGTTTACATCGCAAGCACTCCACTTTCTTTGCGCAAATGCTGGCAGAGTTTGGTATGAGCACCGAGCCTGAAGCCTATTTTGATCTAGTGCCCTGGCAAGTTCTAGCCTGCGCAAACCACAACTTTTTACTGACCGAGTGTAAGCGTCATTTCTTGCGCTACAACGGTGGCCTAGCCTATTTTGAAGTTGCTGGACCTTCGGCTTATAGAAACTACCTAGCTGCTGCTCAGCGATTGAACCTTTCTACGGCAGCAATGGGCTACTGGGATTTGCATATCCGAGAAGACGAGCGGCACGGTCGCTGGATGATGGATGATGTCTCCTTGCCCCTTGCGGAGCGATATCCAGTTGAGGCTTGGCAGTTAGTTCTAGGCTACGACCAAGAAAAACTGATGGGAGACCGAGCCGGTGCTGCTGTCGTACGCTATATTCGCGAAGCAGAACGGGAAATGGTTGACCCAATTTCTTCCAGCGATACCCAATGAGTGGATTAAAAGAATATCTAGGGCTTAGGCTCTAGATATTCTTATGGGCTTCTGTTTTGAATTAAAGTTTCTGCCTGCTGTTAACCCAGCTGACTACCTTTCCTGTGTTTTTGCGCTGTTTGATTGCGCTTGCTTTGTTGAGTTCCAGCTCTTGATATTACTGAGGTTACTCCCTTGAAAGAAGCACTGCTGAACCTGGAAGAATCCACTAAACTGTTCTCTCCTAAAGAAGTATTCTTCTGCCCAGAGGAGTCTCAGTTCTATTCTCATTGTTTAGATTTACTGGTTCTCAATCGTTGCGTCAGTTCTGAGGCCATCGTTGAGTTTGGTTGTGGAGATGGCAGCCCAATCATCAACTCGCTGCTTAAGACACCATTCAAAGGAGAAATTCACGGCTACGACCTCAATGCTTCGGCTTGTAAGGTTGCTCAGTCAAGAATTGAACAATATGGGTTAGACAACAAATACGTTATTCATAATCACTCTTTTTTTGAAGCTGCAAGACCCGAAGCAGAATATTTAATTGCGAATCCACCCTATCTGCCTGCCCCTGACGCCGATATTTTGATGCCACTCCTGCATGGGGGTAGTGACGGAGCTAGCATTACTAAACAGCTCCTAGCTTTAAACTACGACAATGTGCTGGTGATGCTATCCAGCTACTCTAATCCGATTGATACAGTTGAATACGCTAAATCTCAGGATTACTGTATTGCGGACTTTATGATTTTGCCTTTGAAGTTTGGCTACTACAGCTCTGAACCCAAAGTCAAACATACAATTTTCAATCTTCGCAGAAAGCGCAAAGCCTTCTTCTCCCCGAACATCTACTTTTTGGCGGGTGTTCTGTTCAAAAAGCAGTGTCAATCTACAGTTGATCTGTCTGATGAACTGCTCAGAGTCATGACTGTTCTGTAGCAGAGTGACAAGCTAGACCCTCGTTTAGGGCTGATCGAGTTCAGTCAGTTTACTGGCCTGTTATTGGTAAGTGTAGGGGTCATGGCTTTCGATTACGATCTGCTAATTATTGGGGCTGGCTCCGGGGGCATGGCGGCTGCTCGTGTAGCCGTCGAGTGTGGTGCTAAGGTTGCTTTGGTTGAGCAGGAGGCGATTGGGGGTACTTGTGTCAACCGCGGCTGTATTCCCATGAAGCTGCTGGACTACGCCTCCCGCTTTTCGCGTCTGTACCAAGAGGCAAAGCATTACGGTTGGACTGTTGCTAACCAGTTTGATTGGTCTAGCTTTATGGCTGCCAAAGATCAAGAAGTTCAGCACATCAACCAAGCCAAGCTCAGCCAGCTTGAGCAAGCAGGCATCGAGCTGATTAAGGGGCAGGCTTGCTTCGTTGACGAGCACACTGTAGAGATTATCTCTGCCCAAGCAAGTCTTGCCCAAATAAGTACGGCTCAATCAAGCACTTCCCAAACAACGAATCGAATCAGCGCTGAAAAGATTCTGCTAGCAGTGGGCTCGAAACCTTTCCTACCCCATGTCCCAGGGATCGAGCATGCAATTACCTCTGAAGAGATGTTTCGTCAAAAGCGCCAGCCGCAGCAGATTGCCATTGTTGGTGGTGGCTACATCGGCGTGGGTTTTGCTAGTGCCTTAAACGGCTTGGGTTCTCAAGTGACACTGCTAGTTCTTGAAGACCAAATCCTGTCTGGTTGGGACGATGATATCCGCAATATTGTTAGTTCCGGCATGACCCAAAGGGGCGTGCAGATTTGGTGTGGTACCAAGGTTGAAAACATTGAGCCGGAAGGAAACTTTCGCTTAACCTTGTCAGGCGATCATCCTAGTTTCTTGCTGGTCGATACCCTACTTTACGCCACGGGTCGCATTCCCAATACTGACGGTCTGGCGCTGGAAAAGGCAGGTGTAAAACTGGGTGAGAAAGGTGCAGTTGTGGTGGATGAGCAGTACCGTACAAATCAACCCCACATCTTCGCGATTGGCGATTGCATTAATCGGGTTGAACTGACCCCAGTTGCTGTTGCCGAAGGACGAGCTTTTGCTGAACAGGAATTTGGCAGCCAGCGCCGCAACGTCAATTACGATTGGGTGCCTGCTGCTGTTACCTGTCAACCGGAGGCCGCCACAATCGGCCTAACTGAGGCTCAAGCCCGCGAGAAACTGGGCGATGCTGTGCAGTGCCACCGTCGGGAGTTTCAACCGCTGTTTTACAGCTTCAGCCCTGAGCGAGAGCCCACGTTAATGAAGCTGATTGTGGATGGCAGTCAGTCGGAAAAAGTAATTGGTGCTCATATTGTGGGCCGAGGGGCTTCTGAAATCGTTCAGAGTGTTGGCCTGGCCCTCAAAATGGGCGCGACTCTAAACGAGTTTGAAGCCCACATCCCAACTCATCCCACTAGCGCCGAGGAGCTATTCAGCCACCGCTGAGAAGGCCTTAGCAATATTGAGCGACATCTTCGCCGCACTGCTCTGCCAGGTAACAGAGAGAGCGAAAGCGCAGTCCTACCAGCTGCTCGTATAGCGGGTTGAGCTTGCACATCGGGGGAATGTGGACCACTCGATGACCAAACAGCTTCACATCGCGCTCGAAGGGGCACTGGGCAGGGATCAGGCGACAGAGGAACCGCGCAATGCGGGGATCCTGAACGTCCATGCCATCTAACCAGTTACGCACAGGTTGCAAGACATCTGAGTGCACTCCAGACTGGATGGCGGGAGGCACAGTGGCAAGTTCAACTCTTACCTGTCTCGGCTCCAGGGTCACCCGGAGTGACTGCAAGGCGTCCACTGTTTGGCCCAGCGCATCGCAGAAGCGATGCAGCAGCTCGTCCTCCGCTTCGGAGTAGAAGCCGTCAGCCACCGCGGTCATCACCGCTGTGCGCAGAAAGTTCTGGGCCAAGTCTGAACTTCCGGGTTGGTCAGAGCCAAGGGCCGCAGCCAACTCAGCTGGGCTAATCGGCTTTAGGGTTTCTAATTGCAAGTCATCAGCCAGTTCGTCACGGGTGATAGCCGCGATAAACTGCTGCTCCTCAAGACTGAAATCACCGTCTGCCCAGGCAACCGCCAGCAGTCCTCGTAGCCAAGCAGAGATTTGCTGAGACGAGTAGGTAGAAGTTGGAGGGCACATAAAGACCTGCATACTAAGCCACCGCAGAAGGAGAAGTGGCGCTGAAGGTGAATCAGGCTCGAACGTCCGGCTCGACTGATGGGCTGGCAACCCGAGCGACCTCAGTGCCGGATCTATTCTGACCCTTCGGACTCGAAATCATGCCAGTTGATCGGGCATATTCGAAAATTCCACCGGCATCGATCACCGGACCCACCTCACCGATAGGCCGCAGCGTGTACTCTTGACCCGTTGTGTGGTTGATCAATTTGTCCTGGTCAAAATCTAGAGTGACTTCTTGCCCTGTCTGGAAAACATCACAAAGCCGCGCTTCTGACTCCCAGGGATACAGTTCTCCGGTCGCTGCACAGTTGCGGAAAAAGATGCGGGCATAGGACTGAGCAATTACCGCCCCTACCCCTGCCGCGCCCAGCGAGATCGGGGCGTGCTCCCGGGACGAGCCGCAGCCGAAGTTCTCGCCCGCAA
This genomic window from Leptolyngbya sp. FACHB-261 contains:
- a CDS encoding glycosyltransferase family 2 protein, translating into MPRRALSLPTLAHARDRCRCRPRTLARNPAACFCPGDCLISTVDVLIPTYCRPVALAVTLTSLAAQTYRDFRLVISDQSEDLDPTKTGEVQAVVRLLRAHGHCVEIYKHLPRQGMAEQRQFLLDQANAPYSLFLDDDLLLEPWVVSQMVKAIQAENCGFVGSALSGLSFLGDVRPQEQSIEFWEGPVEPEVVQPGTPQWERYRLHNAANIYHLQERLGLSPEQPRKYRVAWVGGCVLYDTAKLRELGGYSFWQELPVAHCGEDMLPQLRVMARYGGCGLIPSGVYTPGIANNGGRASGQPS
- a CDS encoding iron-containing redox enzyme family protein, whose amino-acid sequence is MQSNVIPRLDLEKLEAVTPAQNSSTGPVNLNYAEAEQIFIQLLDTENLDQNLATHHPEIEQFEQALVTAIQAAYAEATSPEDAQAEAHLFLQRVLYRINRLKLFWYDDLQHYTNERSFYLQQVRNQIEAAWQPWELTHLDVEALEKLDLEAVKQALTERAAADLDPPLSAESRFLREQMTELGYRHLLAITSFDGLVEASRLSRILGGAANEIQATLTRVLIEEYGGGRLHRKHSTFFAQMLAEFGMSTEPEAYFDLVPWQVLACANHNFLLTECKRHFLRYNGGLAYFEVAGPSAYRNYLAAAQRLNLSTAAMGYWDLHIREDERHGRWMMDDVSLPLAERYPVEAWQLVLGYDQEKLMGDRAGAAVVRYIREAEREMVDPISSSDTQ
- a CDS encoding class I SAM-dependent methyltransferase, encoding MKEALLNLEESTKLFSPKEVFFCPEESQFYSHCLDLLVLNRCVSSEAIVEFGCGDGSPIINSLLKTPFKGEIHGYDLNASACKVAQSRIEQYGLDNKYVIHNHSFFEAARPEAEYLIANPPYLPAPDADILMPLLHGGSDGASITKQLLALNYDNVLVMLSSYSNPIDTVEYAKSQDYCIADFMILPLKFGYYSSEPKVKHTIFNLRRKRKAFFSPNIYFLAGVLFKKQCQSTVDLSDELLRVMTVL
- the gorA gene encoding glutathione-disulfide reductase, producing the protein MAFDYDLLIIGAGSGGMAAARVAVECGAKVALVEQEAIGGTCVNRGCIPMKLLDYASRFSRLYQEAKHYGWTVANQFDWSSFMAAKDQEVQHINQAKLSQLEQAGIELIKGQACFVDEHTVEIISAQASLAQISTAQSSTSQTTNRISAEKILLAVGSKPFLPHVPGIEHAITSEEMFRQKRQPQQIAIVGGGYIGVGFASALNGLGSQVTLLVLEDQILSGWDDDIRNIVSSGMTQRGVQIWCGTKVENIEPEGNFRLTLSGDHPSFLLVDTLLYATGRIPNTDGLALEKAGVKLGEKGAVVVDEQYRTNQPHIFAIGDCINRVELTPVAVAEGRAFAEQEFGSQRRNVNYDWVPAAVTCQPEAATIGLTEAQAREKLGDAVQCHRREFQPLFYSFSPEREPTLMKLIVDGSQSEKVIGAHIVGRGASEIVQSVGLALKMGATLNEFEAHIPTHPTSAEELFSHR
- a CDS encoding Mo-dependent nitrogenase C-terminal domain-containing protein → MCPPTSTYSSQQISAWLRGLLAVAWADGDFSLEEQQFIAAITRDELADDLQLETLKPISPAELAAALGSDQPGSSDLAQNFLRTAVMTAVADGFYSEAEDELLHRFCDALGQTVDALQSLRVTLEPRQVRVELATVPPAIQSGVHSDVLQPVRNWLDGMDVQDPRIARFLCRLIPAQCPFERDVKLFGHRVVHIPPMCKLNPLYEQLVGLRFRSLCYLAEQCGEDVAQYC
- a CDS encoding 3-isopropylmalate dehydratase, translating into MSKTLSGPVFVVDDNIDTDQIIPAEYLTLVPSKPDEYEKLGSYALCGLPDRYGRFIEAGEMKTRYPIIIAGENFGCGSSREHAPISLGAAGVGAVIAQSYARIFFRNCAATGELYPWESEARLCDVFQTGQEVTLDFDQDKLINHTTGQEYTLRPIGEVGPVIDAGGIFEYARSTGMISSPKGQNRSGTEVARVASPSVEPDVRA